The following coding sequences are from one Phycisphaeraceae bacterium window:
- a CDS encoding aminotransferase class V-fold PLP-dependent enzyme: protein MSLPATQSRGAGRKLPVWSDLAPHWRLSPEVVFLNHGSFGAVPSVVHEHQRRLRDLLEAEPVRFFVELYEPMMDQAKAEVGAFIGCSPEDFGFVLNATMGVNTVAASLELSPGDELLTSDQEYNACNNALERAAQRAGARVVRASLPFPVAGEDQVVQAITGRITDRTRLVMVSHITSPTGLVLPVERLVREIQGRGIDVLVDGAHGPGMVPLNVDSLGAAYYTGNFHKWVCAPKGSAFLHVRRDRQAKMRPLIVSHGANSPRKDRSRFRLEFDYPGTIDVSAWLSVPEAIRCVGGMMPGGWPEVMKRNREMALLGRETLCRALRVEAPAPESMIGSLAAVRLPDRRQEEGAPVKYADPLNERLVSRHAVQVPIVTYPAPPARLVRIAMQMYNSIEQVEYLAEALREELDIR from the coding sequence GTGAGCCTCCCAGCAACCCAATCGCGTGGAGCCGGCCGGAAGCTGCCGGTGTGGTCCGATCTCGCCCCTCACTGGCGGCTCTCGCCCGAAGTGGTGTTCCTGAATCACGGGTCGTTTGGGGCCGTTCCGTCGGTGGTGCACGAGCATCAGCGAAGGTTGCGTGATCTGCTGGAAGCCGAGCCGGTGCGGTTCTTCGTCGAGTTGTACGAGCCGATGATGGACCAGGCCAAGGCTGAGGTGGGGGCGTTCATCGGGTGCTCGCCAGAGGACTTCGGGTTTGTGCTGAATGCGACGATGGGTGTGAACACGGTCGCGGCGTCACTGGAGCTCTCGCCGGGCGACGAGCTGCTGACCAGTGACCAGGAATACAACGCGTGCAACAACGCGCTGGAGCGGGCGGCCCAGCGGGCGGGGGCCAGGGTTGTCCGGGCGTCGCTGCCGTTTCCGGTTGCCGGCGAAGACCAGGTGGTGCAAGCGATCACCGGGAGGATTACCGACCGCACGCGGCTGGTGATGGTGAGCCACATCACGAGCCCGACAGGGCTGGTGCTGCCGGTCGAGCGGCTGGTGCGCGAGATCCAGGGCCGGGGCATCGATGTCCTGGTGGACGGCGCACACGGGCCGGGCATGGTGCCGCTCAACGTCGATTCGCTCGGCGCGGCGTACTACACGGGCAACTTCCACAAGTGGGTGTGCGCCCCGAAGGGGTCGGCGTTCCTGCACGTGCGGAGGGATCGGCAGGCGAAGATGCGGCCGTTGATCGTCTCACACGGCGCGAACTCGCCGCGGAAGGACCGGAGCCGCTTCCGGCTGGAGTTCGACTATCCCGGCACGATCGATGTGTCGGCGTGGCTGAGCGTGCCGGAGGCGATCAGGTGCGTCGGGGGGATGATGCCCGGGGGCTGGCCGGAGGTGATGAAGCGGAACCGGGAGATGGCGCTGCTGGGACGAGAGACGCTGTGCCGGGCTCTTCGCGTCGAGGCGCCCGCGCCCGAGTCGATGATCGGGTCTCTTGCGGCGGTGAGGCTGCCGGACCGGCGTCAAGAGGAGGGGGCGCCGGTGAAGTACGCGGACCCGCTGAATGAGCGGCTGGTCTCGCGGCATGCGGTGCAGGTGCCCATCGTGACCTACCCGGCGCCACCGGCCCGGCTCGTGCGGATCGCGATGCAGATGTACAACTCGATCGAGCAGGTGGAGTACCTGGCCGAGGCGCTCCGCGAGGAACTCGACATTCGGTAG
- the phoU gene encoding phosphate signaling complex protein PhoU, with translation MPSQPQTPNPPSGPIAPVPRDISSTFTRDLGALKQRLVREATSAVGMLESSLDALWRADRAAAKDVRRRDDRIDVEEVAIEEACLRLMALQHPFAKDFRALAFILKANADIERVADHATSIAKTVNKVPPEFTPEWPTALVELGQRVPIVCHTLLRALMAEDAEAARAIVAGDESIDTLHRRLFDETLELMSSAPNYHIVGLLVYRVGRELERIGDLMANIAEDIVYLQTGQIIRHEKRRVKPAAGESSDGASQPA, from the coding sequence ATGCCAAGCCAGCCCCAGACTCCCAACCCTCCCTCGGGCCCGATCGCCCCGGTTCCACGCGACATCTCCAGCACCTTTACGCGCGACCTCGGCGCCCTCAAGCAGCGCCTCGTCCGGGAGGCCACCAGCGCCGTTGGAATGCTCGAGTCGTCCCTCGATGCCCTGTGGCGCGCCGACCGCGCCGCGGCAAAGGACGTCCGTCGACGCGACGACCGCATCGACGTCGAGGAGGTCGCCATCGAGGAGGCATGCCTGCGGCTCATGGCCCTGCAGCACCCCTTCGCCAAGGACTTCCGTGCCCTGGCGTTCATCCTCAAGGCCAACGCGGACATCGAACGCGTCGCCGATCACGCGACATCGATCGCGAAGACGGTCAACAAGGTCCCGCCGGAGTTCACCCCCGAGTGGCCGACCGCGCTCGTGGAGCTCGGCCAGCGAGTTCCGATCGTCTGCCACACACTGCTGCGGGCGCTCATGGCCGAGGACGCCGAGGCGGCCCGCGCGATCGTCGCGGGCGACGAATCCATCGACACGCTCCACCGCCGCCTCTTCGACGAGACCCTTGAACTGATGAGCAGCGCCCCCAACTACCACATCGTGGGACTGCTCGTGTACCGCGTGGGACGCGAACTGGAGCGGATCGGCGACCTCATGGCCAACATCGCCGAGGACATCGTCTACCTCCAGACCGGGCAGATCATCCGGCACGAGAAACGCCGGGTGAAACCCGCCGCGGGCGAATCTTCGGACGGGGCGTCCCAGCCCGCGTAG
- a CDS encoding acyltransferase — protein sequence MNQIAIPSDRIRFEGVDAARVIASLATVWFHAAESLSGRGAGGNRVAQSMLAWAEVTRFAVAFFAMAAAFFLVLSLRRDPSKSYRTFAGGRFRRLYLPFLGWAAIYYLASEVNHRFITHTPSQGLGVSVLWWGTAYHLWFLPFLLACLLVAFPVVKFALASRRREVLVGFAALLLGAVVALWPLHGSVDSQIPQIKDGDILGIHLPVLDVENTVFALGKWWARAPGFLWGIGLGLLWDVRNAMGSRRGKTPLSVGTGLVGVALIGVCVGVLLDQGQMNVYHNLEGVGLFVAALSPLLAVAVGLAKLGRLTYGIYLAHVLVVQVVEVVAQKAGMLNYWWAYPVVFAIAAAGSVVVAKALRWHRWTAWLTP from the coding sequence ATGAACCAGATCGCGATACCCAGCGACCGCATCCGCTTTGAAGGCGTAGATGCCGCGCGCGTCATCGCGTCGCTGGCAACGGTTTGGTTCCACGCTGCCGAGTCCTTGTCTGGGCGGGGGGCAGGCGGGAATCGCGTCGCCCAGAGCATGCTGGCCTGGGCCGAGGTCACCCGGTTCGCCGTGGCGTTCTTTGCGATGGCCGCGGCGTTCTTCCTGGTGCTATCGCTCAGGCGCGATCCGTCGAAATCCTACCGGACCTTCGCGGGGGGAAGGTTTCGTCGTCTGTACCTGCCGTTCCTGGGCTGGGCGGCGATTTACTACCTCGCAAGCGAGGTCAATCACCGGTTCATCACGCACACGCCGAGCCAGGGACTCGGGGTCAGCGTGCTGTGGTGGGGCACGGCATACCACCTCTGGTTCCTGCCGTTCCTGTTGGCGTGTCTGCTTGTCGCATTCCCCGTGGTGAAGTTCGCGTTGGCGAGCCGACGGCGCGAGGTGTTGGTTGGGTTTGCGGCGCTGCTGCTCGGGGCGGTCGTGGCGTTGTGGCCACTGCACGGCAGTGTCGACTCCCAGATTCCACAGATTAAGGACGGCGACATCCTCGGGATTCACCTCCCGGTGCTGGATGTCGAGAACACGGTGTTCGCGCTCGGCAAGTGGTGGGCACGGGCGCCGGGGTTCCTGTGGGGAATCGGTCTTGGCTTGTTGTGGGACGTGCGGAACGCTATGGGCTCCCGACGTGGCAAGACGCCGCTCTCGGTTGGGACCGGGCTGGTGGGGGTGGCGCTGATCGGCGTGTGTGTTGGCGTACTGCTGGATCAGGGTCAGATGAACGTGTACCACAACCTCGAGGGTGTGGGGCTGTTCGTGGCCGCGCTCAGCCCTTTGCTTGCCGTGGCGGTGGGGCTCGCGAAGCTGGGGAGGTTGACCTACGGGATCTACCTGGCCCACGTGCTGGTCGTACAAGTCGTTGAGGTCGTGGCGCAGAAGGCGGGAATGCTGAACTACTGGTGGGCGTACCCGGTGGTGTTCGCGATCGCCGCCGCGGGGAGCGTGGTGGTTGCGAAGGCCCTCAGGTGGCACCGGTGGACGGCGTGGCTGACGCCCTAA
- a CDS encoding ComF family protein: MAPRPVAAELGTEAHGGRPSTWLVQAIHDIERTWLDVVAPPFAERLAEHGAGPDDGSRYCHRCGLAAGPHETTASGCAACRDGSAGSTPWDRLVRLGEYVEPWSGIVTDVKFTRWRRLGSDVGVMLGRQAGQGLREAGIGPRGRVLVIPAPVSFRRRVFRGIDHALVLARGVASGLREGGHELARVRRGLWRRHRPSQASLPASERKSNIGRTIRPRGGLSRLLAGTAVDAIVVVDDVLTTGATMRACCRAVRAACRGLPRDRRPVVLAAIVARTSADRR, translated from the coding sequence GTGGCGCCACGTCCGGTCGCGGCCGAACTTGGGACTGAAGCGCATGGCGGCCGGCCCTCGACCTGGCTGGTCCAGGCAATCCACGACATCGAGAGAACCTGGCTCGATGTCGTGGCGCCCCCGTTCGCCGAGCGACTGGCGGAGCACGGGGCGGGCCCCGACGACGGCTCGCGATACTGCCATCGCTGCGGGCTCGCGGCGGGCCCCCATGAAACTACAGCCAGCGGGTGCGCGGCGTGCCGCGACGGTTCCGCCGGGTCGACCCCGTGGGACCGGCTTGTTCGATTGGGGGAGTATGTGGAGCCGTGGTCCGGCATCGTGACCGACGTGAAGTTCACCCGCTGGCGGAGGCTGGGGAGTGATGTCGGGGTGATGCTCGGTCGTCAGGCCGGTCAGGGGCTGCGCGAGGCCGGGATCGGGCCGCGGGGCCGGGTTTTGGTGATCCCGGCCCCGGTCTCGTTTCGGCGACGCGTTTTTCGGGGGATCGACCACGCTCTGGTGCTGGCGCGGGGTGTGGCAAGTGGCCTCAGGGAGGGGGGGCACGAGCTCGCGCGAGTCCGCCGGGGGCTGTGGCGCCGGCATCGACCGTCCCAGGCAAGCCTGCCGGCAAGCGAACGCAAATCGAACATTGGCAGGACAATACGGCCGCGAGGCGGCCTGTCGCGGCTGCTGGCCGGGACGGCCGTCGATGCGATCGTCGTCGTGGATGATGTACTGACCACGGGGGCCACGATGAGGGCGTGCTGCCGAGCGGTGCGGGCGGCCTGCCGCGGTTTGCCGCGGGATCGGCGACCGGTGGTGCTGGCGGCGATCGTGGCCCGGACGTCGGCCGATCGGCGTTGA
- a CDS encoding 50S ribosomal protein L28, translating into MPFVCHYTGKKSSYGKQRTYRGQKIAKGGFGLKPTGITRRKFRPNLQSVTAVVDGVPTRVKASARAIKAGLVVKPLRRKYGYTLQQKALAQKA; encoded by the coding sequence ATGCCATTTGTCTGCCACTACACCGGCAAGAAATCGTCCTACGGCAAGCAGCGAACCTATCGCGGCCAGAAGATCGCCAAGGGCGGCTTCGGCCTCAAGCCGACCGGCATCACCCGCCGGAAGTTCCGCCCCAACCTGCAGTCGGTGACTGCGGTCGTTGACGGGGTTCCGACCCGGGTCAAGGCCTCGGCTCGTGCCATCAAGGCTGGGCTGGTCGTGAAGCCCCTCCGCCGCAAGTACGGCTACACCCTGCAGCAGAAGGCCCTGGCCCAGAAGGCCTGA
- a CDS encoding DegT/DnrJ/EryC1/StrS family aminotransferase produces MSHEIPLSRPDISGLEVSLVESVLRSGRLSIGPMQEQFEQLVAAASDCDHAVACSSGTAGLHMAMVALGIGPGDEVITTPFSFIASANAILFVGAQPVFVDICPRTLNMDPERLESAITPRTKAIIAVETFGNPSRMDEYAAIAARHEIPIVEDCCEALGCSLKGRPAGSFGRIGVFGFYPNKQITTGEGGMVVTNDKRLADLCRSLRSQGRPVLDGVSAAGPAAPGMGSWLAHERLGYNYRLSEINAAVGIAQMRRLPEIIAKRQHVAQHYMKLLLEHHDIVLPTCDPGVVMSWFVFVVRLSSTYTRDERDRIIQGMRRHEIGAGDYFPCIHLQPFYRERFGFKPGDFPMAETVSQRTIALPFFNDLSEHQVEMVCQTLALMISRENIKRG; encoded by the coding sequence ATGAGCCACGAGATCCCGCTCTCCCGCCCCGACATCTCCGGACTTGAGGTCTCGCTCGTCGAGTCTGTGCTGCGATCCGGCCGGCTCTCGATTGGTCCGATGCAGGAGCAGTTCGAGCAGCTTGTGGCCGCCGCATCCGACTGCGACCACGCGGTCGCCTGCTCCAGCGGCACGGCGGGGCTGCACATGGCGATGGTCGCCCTCGGCATCGGGCCGGGTGACGAGGTGATCACGACGCCGTTCTCGTTCATCGCGTCGGCCAACGCGATCCTCTTCGTGGGCGCGCAGCCGGTGTTCGTCGACATCTGTCCGCGGACGCTCAATATGGATCCCGAGCGGCTCGAGTCCGCGATCACGCCGCGGACCAAGGCGATCATCGCGGTCGAGACCTTCGGCAATCCGTCGCGGATGGACGAGTACGCCGCGATCGCCGCGAGGCACGAGATCCCGATTGTGGAGGATTGCTGCGAGGCGCTGGGCTGCTCGCTCAAGGGCAGGCCCGCGGGGTCGTTCGGCCGCATCGGCGTCTTCGGGTTCTATCCCAACAAGCAGATCACCACGGGTGAGGGCGGGATGGTGGTAACGAACGACAAGCGGCTGGCGGACCTGTGCCGATCGCTCCGGTCGCAGGGCCGCCCGGTGCTCGACGGCGTGTCGGCGGCGGGCCCCGCCGCGCCCGGCATGGGGTCGTGGCTGGCCCACGAGCGGCTGGGGTACAACTACCGCCTCAGCGAGATCAACGCCGCGGTGGGCATCGCCCAGATGCGGCGGCTGCCGGAGATCATCGCGAAGCGGCAGCACGTCGCCCAGCACTACATGAAACTCCTGCTGGAGCACCACGACATCGTGCTCCCGACGTGCGATCCGGGGGTCGTGATGTCGTGGTTCGTCTTCGTGGTCCGGCTCTCGAGCACCTACACGAGGGACGAGCGAGACCGCATCATCCAGGGCATGCGGCGGCACGAGATTGGCGCCGGCGACTACTTCCCGTGCATCCACCTCCAGCCGTTCTACCGCGAGCGGTTTGGATTCAAGCCGGGCGACTTCCCGATGGCCGAGACCGTCAGCCAGCGGACCATCGCGCTGCCGTTCTTCAACGACCTCTCAGAGCATCAGGTCGAGATGGTCTGCCAGACGCTGGCCCTGATGATCAGCCGGGAGAACATCAAGCGCGGCTGA
- a CDS encoding GNAT family N-acetyltransferase produces MEPTWELAAAERLVGDRARSTAPAERRAAAIRFVQNAREFGIDLSLFWATIEEGAVAGPASALPGGPVVRQVCLAVVGSGRTANLFVSSGVPGGKRDHGARAAAHAERVGLLEAACTAIGSAGPRTGRGARLGQGLLEATETDAAAAMRDAGFTRLGELAYLRRRMPSGKDWQGAAVLEGFELVAMPELSGAEAVLSGVLERSYIETLDCPELAGLRDVSDVLDSHKAVGVYDPNLWWVLRSREPIGGERHHGCVLLSACPEQDSVELVYLGLAPAVRRRGLGASLLARALDRLAGRGERWVTCAVDTRNAPAMALYERAGFSPFSSRIPFVRRLGAPA; encoded by the coding sequence GTGGAACCCACGTGGGAGCTCGCGGCGGCCGAACGGCTAGTCGGCGACCGGGCCCGATCCACCGCCCCCGCAGAGCGGCGGGCCGCCGCCATCCGATTCGTGCAGAACGCCCGGGAGTTCGGCATCGATCTGTCGCTTTTTTGGGCGACTATCGAGGAGGGGGCGGTTGCGGGGCCCGCATCGGCCCTCCCCGGGGGGCCGGTGGTGCGGCAGGTGTGCCTGGCCGTGGTCGGGAGCGGGCGAACTGCCAACCTGTTTGTTTCCTCGGGTGTGCCCGGAGGCAAGCGGGACCACGGGGCCAGGGCCGCCGCGCACGCCGAGCGGGTGGGGCTGCTCGAAGCAGCATGCACCGCGATTGGCTCCGCCGGCCCGCGGACGGGCCGGGGGGCCCGCCTGGGACAGGGCCTGCTGGAAGCCACCGAGACCGATGCCGCGGCGGCGATGAGGGACGCGGGATTTACGCGCCTGGGCGAACTGGCCTACCTCAGGCGCCGGATGCCCTCGGGGAAAGACTGGCAGGGCGCGGCGGTGTTGGAGGGGTTCGAACTCGTCGCGATGCCGGAGCTAAGTGGTGCGGAAGCGGTGCTCTCGGGTGTGCTGGAGCGGTCGTACATCGAAACCCTGGACTGTCCCGAGTTGGCAGGGCTGCGCGACGTAAGCGATGTGCTGGACTCGCACAAGGCGGTTGGGGTGTACGACCCCAACCTGTGGTGGGTGCTGCGATCACGTGAGCCAATCGGCGGCGAGCGGCATCACGGCTGCGTGCTACTGAGCGCGTGCCCGGAGCAGGACTCGGTGGAGTTGGTGTACCTCGGTCTGGCGCCAGCGGTGCGGAGACGGGGGCTCGGTGCGTCGCTGCTCGCGAGAGCGCTCGACCGGCTCGCGGGAAGAGGTGAGCGGTGGGTGACGTGCGCGGTCGACACGCGCAACGCGCCGGCGATGGCGCTGTACGAGCGCGCGGGTTTCAGCCCGTTTTCATCGAGGATTCCCTTCGTTCGGCGCCTTGGCGCGCCGGCGTAG
- a CDS encoding 50S ribosomal protein L27, with protein sequence MAHKKGQGSTQNGRDSNPQYRGIKLYGGEVAQPGSIIVRQVGTPFMPGYMVRRGKDDTLFSVAHGKVVFQGRKVHVDPSDPATPRPIWLAQNKA encoded by the coding sequence ATGGCACACAAAAAGGGACAGGGCTCGACCCAGAACGGGCGGGACTCCAACCCCCAGTATCGCGGTATCAAGCTCTACGGCGGCGAGGTCGCCCAGCCGGGTTCGATCATCGTCCGGCAGGTCGGCACGCCGTTCATGCCGGGCTACATGGTCCGGCGTGGCAAGGACGACACCCTCTTCTCGGTGGCGCACGGCAAGGTCGTGTTCCAGGGGCGGAAGGTACACGTCGACCCGAGCGATCCCGCCACGCCGCGCCCGATCTGGCTCGCGCAGAACAAGGCCTAG
- a CDS encoding sodium:proton antiporter: protein MSHDASHHAKGFHGPLCWVISAIVGALIGYGLTFVLPANYPAPSSGDDHPRGSVIERRSTGEVRTVSGPGAEKNQHGEPGGAGWSHAVAPTIPLVLCIPFALLLGSIALMPFISLRFWHHHYPDFAFFLGSAVLVYYLVAFGGYGRHEMLHVGLEYYSFIALVGGLYVVSGGIMVNVRARGTPLNNALVLAGGAVLANLIGTTGASVVLIRPFMRMNAGRLRPIHVVMFIFIVSNCGGCLTPIGDPPLYLGYLKGVPFAWTLTSLWPMWIACVGGLLAVFIVIDTAIGRTAVSEHAAEHPPGEARPLPVSPVSVHGASAVICLALLVAGVFIDPLLKTYAGISGLPVGATFQIIVAATAYAIADRKYHDANSFNFEPIKEVGLLFVGIFATMAPALGYLQTHGGSLGLETPTQFFFATGVLSAVLDNAPTYLSFLQVAFAAIGLPVDPEGIRMFIDSTYTITHADGSPPVTVSGPVILESISLAAVFFGAMTYIGNGPNFMVKSIAESNGLRMPSFIGYVGYAVVLLAPVIVVVWAIFIK, encoded by the coding sequence ATGTCCCATGACGCGTCCCATCACGCCAAGGGCTTCCACGGCCCCCTCTGCTGGGTGATCAGCGCGATCGTCGGCGCTCTGATCGGCTACGGCCTCACGTTCGTCCTTCCGGCGAACTACCCCGCGCCGTCGTCGGGCGATGACCACCCCCGCGGCTCGGTGATCGAGCGACGCAGCACCGGCGAGGTGCGCACGGTCAGCGGCCCCGGCGCAGAGAAGAATCAGCATGGGGAACCCGGGGGTGCCGGCTGGTCCCACGCGGTGGCCCCGACGATCCCGCTGGTACTGTGCATCCCCTTTGCCCTGCTGCTGGGCAGCATCGCGCTGATGCCGTTCATCAGTTTGCGGTTCTGGCACCATCATTACCCCGACTTTGCGTTCTTCCTCGGCTCAGCGGTGCTGGTGTACTACCTGGTTGCGTTCGGGGGCTACGGCCGGCATGAGATGCTCCACGTGGGGCTGGAGTACTACTCCTTCATCGCGCTGGTCGGCGGGCTGTACGTGGTGTCGGGGGGCATCATGGTCAACGTCCGAGCCCGCGGCACGCCCCTCAACAACGCCCTGGTTCTGGCCGGCGGCGCCGTGCTCGCGAACCTGATCGGGACGACGGGCGCCAGCGTGGTGCTGATCCGGCCGTTCATGCGGATGAACGCCGGACGCCTCCGGCCGATCCACGTGGTGATGTTCATCTTCATCGTCAGCAACTGCGGCGGCTGCCTTACGCCCATCGGCGACCCCCCGCTGTACCTGGGATACCTCAAGGGCGTCCCATTCGCATGGACCCTCACGAGCCTGTGGCCGATGTGGATCGCCTGCGTGGGCGGGCTGCTGGCCGTGTTCATCGTGATCGACACCGCCATCGGACGGACGGCCGTCAGCGAGCACGCCGCCGAGCACCCTCCTGGCGAGGCCCGCCCCCTGCCGGTGTCGCCGGTGAGCGTGCACGGGGCCTCCGCGGTGATCTGCCTGGCCCTGCTGGTCGCGGGGGTCTTCATCGATCCGCTGCTCAAGACCTACGCCGGCATCTCCGGCCTCCCGGTGGGCGCCACGTTCCAGATCATCGTCGCGGCGACGGCCTACGCGATCGCGGACCGCAAGTACCACGATGCGAACTCGTTCAACTTCGAGCCCATCAAGGAAGTCGGCCTGCTCTTCGTGGGGATCTTCGCCACGATGGCCCCGGCCCTGGGGTACCTGCAGACCCATGGCGGGAGCCTGGGGCTCGAGACACCGACCCAGTTCTTCTTCGCCACCGGCGTCCTTTCGGCGGTGCTCGATAATGCCCCGACCTATCTCTCCTTCCTGCAGGTGGCCTTCGCCGCGATCGGGCTCCCGGTCGACCCCGAGGGCATCCGGATGTTCATCGACAGCACCTACACCATCACCCACGCCGACGGCAGCCCGCCCGTCACCGTGTCCGGACCGGTGATCCTCGAGTCCATCTCGCTCGCCGCGGTCTTCTTCGGCGCCATGACCTACATCGGAAACGGCCCCAACTTCATGGTCAAGTCGATCGCCGAGTCCAACGGGCTGCGCATGCCGTCGTTCATCGGGTATGTCGGGTACGCGGTGGTCCTGCTGGCGCCGGTCATCGTGGTGGTCTGGGCGATCTTCATCAAGTAG
- the murJ gene encoding murein biosynthesis integral membrane protein MurJ, which yields MPDDQPPQPAPGRTPDPKGDEHHSHRALAGAVRAVSGVTLLSRLGGLVRDVLLGRIFGNTAMGSAFAAAFAIPNMFRRLFGEGALSAAFIPEYTDALKDDPARADELASLTVRILGAVAGGLTVVIELVLLALLLTLPRDADRELSLRLIMVMLPFMPMICIVAVLAGMLQVHGRFAASSSGPLLLNGFIIAVGLYHELFATHATEGTAYALAIATLLSGFTQAFWFARLLRPHVRWTRVFAHVRDRASRMLHRFIPVMIGMGTLQLNAFLDTLVAMWPIWVGPTLLGYAYPLDDGSNIILSLTTRLYQFPLGVFGIAVATATFPLLARHTDRPDLFISTLRRGLRLSMFIGLPASIGLVLVRSDLTRVLFSGGTSGFDEQGLARSAAVLAGFAPGVWAYSINHVLTRAFYARGDTRTPMRIAIAMVGVNLALNCTLIWFLREAGLAWATSTSAVVQCAVLAIVCSRTLKIRILDRDTAVAFARLVVAGLLMGLAVWLAITFIPSPPGWRGSMVRLVEACLVGVGAYAALTSILRGPELAWLLKRS from the coding sequence GTGCCCGATGATCAGCCGCCCCAGCCCGCCCCCGGTCGCACGCCCGATCCCAAGGGCGACGAGCACCACTCCCATCGTGCACTGGCCGGCGCGGTACGAGCCGTCTCCGGCGTGACCCTGCTCTCCCGTCTCGGCGGCCTCGTGCGCGATGTGCTCCTGGGGCGGATCTTCGGCAACACCGCGATGGGGTCCGCTTTCGCCGCGGCCTTCGCCATCCCGAACATGTTCCGCCGCCTGTTCGGCGAGGGCGCCCTCTCCGCCGCGTTCATCCCCGAGTACACCGACGCCCTGAAAGACGACCCGGCGCGCGCCGACGAACTGGCTTCTCTCACCGTCCGGATCCTGGGTGCGGTCGCCGGCGGGTTGACCGTCGTCATCGAGCTGGTGCTCCTGGCCCTGCTGCTCACCCTGCCGCGCGACGCCGACCGCGAACTCTCGCTCCGGCTGATCATGGTCATGCTGCCGTTCATGCCCATGATCTGCATCGTGGCGGTCCTCGCCGGGATGCTGCAGGTCCACGGCCGGTTCGCGGCCTCCTCCTCAGGCCCGCTGCTGCTCAACGGGTTCATCATCGCGGTCGGTCTGTACCACGAACTGTTCGCCACGCACGCCACCGAGGGCACGGCCTACGCCCTCGCGATCGCGACGCTCCTCTCGGGCTTCACGCAGGCGTTCTGGTTCGCCCGACTGCTGAGGCCGCACGTCCGCTGGACCCGCGTGTTCGCCCACGTCCGCGACAGAGCCTCCCGCATGCTCCACCGCTTCATCCCGGTGATGATCGGCATGGGCACGCTGCAGCTCAACGCCTTCCTGGACACGCTCGTCGCGATGTGGCCGATCTGGGTCGGCCCGACGCTGCTGGGCTACGCCTACCCGCTCGACGACGGCTCCAACATCATCCTCTCGCTCACGACCCGCCTGTACCAGTTCCCGCTCGGAGTCTTCGGGATCGCGGTGGCCACCGCGACGTTCCCGCTCCTGGCCAGGCACACCGACCGGCCCGACCTCTTCATCTCGACGCTCCGTCGCGGCCTCAGGCTCTCGATGTTCATCGGGCTGCCGGCGTCGATCGGCCTGGTGCTCGTCAGGAGCGACCTGACCCGCGTCTTGTTCTCGGGCGGCACATCGGGCTTCGACGAGCAGGGGCTGGCTCGCTCCGCCGCGGTCCTCGCCGGGTTTGCGCCGGGGGTGTGGGCCTATTCGATCAACCACGTCCTGACCCGCGCGTTCTACGCACGCGGCGACACGCGCACACCGATGCGGATCGCGATTGCTATGGTCGGCGTCAATCTCGCCCTCAACTGCACGCTGATCTGGTTCCTCCGGGAGGCGGGCTTGGCCTGGGCGACCTCGACCTCCGCCGTGGTCCAGTGCGCGGTGCTCGCGATCGTCTGTTCGCGCACCCTCAAGATCCGCATCCTGGACCGGGACACGGCCGTGGCGTTCGCCCGGCTCGTCGTGGCCGGGCTCCTGATGGGCCTCGCCGTGTGGCTCGCGATCACGTTCATTCCATCGCCCCCCGGATGGAGGGGATCGATGGTGCGACTGGTCGAGGCCTGCCTTGTCGGCGTCGGGGCGTACGCCGCCCTGACCTCAATCTTGCGCGGGCCCGAGCTCGCCTGGCTTCTCAAGCGTTCGTGA